In a genomic window of Chryseobacterium sp. G0162:
- a CDS encoding GNAT family N-acetyltransferase has product MKDRNYKIELRPTTVDDLGTLFQFQLDAEANHLAAFTSKDFANKDAYLVKYTRLLNDPTVNNQTIIVGTVIAGSIAKFIMEGNTEITYWIDKEFWGKGVATKALKEFLTLEPARPIFGRVAFDNFGSQKVLENCGFLRIGTDKGFANARQMEIEEFIYRLDA; this is encoded by the coding sequence ATGAAAGATCGTAACTATAAAATAGAACTCAGACCTACAACAGTCGATGATTTAGGCACTCTTTTTCAATTTCAGCTTGATGCTGAAGCCAATCATCTGGCAGCATTTACTTCAAAAGATTTTGCCAATAAGGATGCATATTTGGTTAAATACACCAGATTACTGAATGACCCGACTGTCAATAACCAGACCATTATAGTAGGTACTGTTATCGCAGGAAGTATTGCAAAGTTTATTATGGAAGGCAATACAGAAATCACTTATTGGATTGATAAAGAGTTCTGGGGGAAAGGTGTTGCCACAAAAGCGTTAAAAGAGTTTCTTACCCTTGAACCGGCCAGACCTATTTTTGGACGGGTTGCCTTTGACAATTTTGGTTCACAGAAGGTACTGGAAAATTGTGGCTTTCTTAGAATCGGTACAGATAAAGGTTTTGCCAATGCAAGACAGATGGAGATTGAAGAGTTTATTTATAGGCTTGATGCTTAA
- a CDS encoding 5-fold beta-flower protein — MKKTLFISFFLFSVSMAIAQTIESASRGTAGYIKSDGTIENSNRSTVGYIKSDGTIENKSRSTIGYIKSDGTIENSSRSTVGYVKQDGTVENSSRSTIGYIKDDGTVENSSRSTIGYAKGIKKEWVAVVYFFFKLN, encoded by the coding sequence ATGAAAAAAACACTATTTATTAGCTTTTTTCTGTTCAGCGTTTCCATGGCAATTGCACAAACTATAGAATCTGCAAGTCGTGGCACGGCAGGCTATATAAAATCAGATGGCACCATTGAAAATAGTAACCGATCCACGGTAGGATATATCAAGTCTGACGGAACAATTGAAAATAAAAGCCGCTCAACAATCGGTTACATTAAAAGTGATGGGACTATAGAAAACAGCAGCCGTTCTACAGTAGGTTATGTTAAACAAGACGGTACTGTTGAAAACAGCAGTCGTTCAACGATTGGTTATATTAAAGATGATGGAACAGTGGAAAACAGTAGCCGTAGTACTATTGGCTATGCTAAGGGTATAAAAAAAGAATGGGTGGCAGTAGTGTATTTCTTTTTTAAACTAAATTAA
- a CDS encoding D-cysteine desulfhydrase family protein, producing MNTKKIDLGFFPTPLQKLENLSKIYSDYNIYIKRDDNTGLASGGNKTRKLEFLIQQALDEGCDTVITAGAQQSNHCRQTAAACAKMCLQCHLLLGGEKPDTYDGNLLLSSLLGASIHFTGENRKGEDIQLLKEKLEHQGNKCFIIPYGGSNSTGALGFVNAVKELKEQLAEKEITIDYIFFASSSGGMQAGLTAGKALYDLKAELIPISIDKDETNGVSLEEVVFGIVQELTPKLNINKKIELSEIMLNRDYDSAGYGVLTANERYAIDELAKNEGILLDPVYTGRAFYGMLDFLKNKKMPAHSNVLFWHTGGLPAVFTFAKELT from the coding sequence ATGAACACCAAAAAGATAGACTTGGGCTTTTTTCCAACGCCATTACAAAAGCTGGAAAACTTGTCAAAGATATATTCTGATTACAATATCTACATAAAAAGAGACGACAATACCGGATTGGCATCAGGGGGAAATAAAACCAGGAAATTAGAGTTTTTAATCCAACAGGCATTGGACGAAGGCTGTGATACTGTAATTACTGCGGGAGCACAACAATCTAATCATTGCAGGCAGACAGCGGCGGCATGTGCTAAAATGTGCCTGCAATGTCATCTGCTTCTGGGGGGTGAGAAACCTGATACCTATGATGGAAATCTGCTGTTGTCTTCATTACTTGGAGCATCCATACATTTTACAGGTGAAAACAGGAAAGGAGAAGACATACAACTCTTAAAAGAAAAACTGGAACATCAGGGAAATAAATGTTTTATCATTCCCTATGGTGGTTCAAATTCTACGGGAGCATTAGGATTTGTAAACGCTGTGAAAGAGTTGAAAGAGCAGCTTGCTGAAAAAGAGATCACCATAGATTATATATTTTTTGCCTCAAGTTCGGGGGGAATGCAGGCCGGATTAACTGCCGGTAAAGCGCTGTATGATCTGAAAGCAGAGCTCATCCCCATTAGTATAGATAAAGACGAAACCAATGGCGTTTCCCTGGAAGAAGTTGTTTTTGGAATTGTTCAGGAATTAACACCAAAGCTTAACATTAACAAAAAGATTGAACTTTCAGAAATTATGCTCAATAGAGATTATGACAGTGCAGGATATGGTGTCTTAACAGCTAATGAAAGATATGCTATTGATGAACTGGCCAAAAATGAAGGCATTCTTTTAGACCCCGTTTATACAGGAAGAGCGTTCTACGGTATGCTGGATTTTTTGAAAAATAAAAAAATGCCGGCACATTCTAATGTCTTATTCTGGCATACCGGAGGACTGCCTGCTGTTTTTACATTTGCCAAAGAGTTGACTTAA
- a CDS encoding REP-associated tyrosine transposase — MSRNYKFHNPEGLYFISFAVVGWLDVFIRNEYKEIFVESLRFCQKNKGMEIHAWCIMSNHVHLVFRSINGQKPEALIGDLKRFISKALVTAIKENPTESRKEFLLNFFLKEGSKASNVNQYQFWRHDNKPIELWSNRVINQKINYVHQNPVKAGLVFRAEDYRYSSAIDYSDEKGLLDDIVFFLECLICNIILKPRKIRAVVGIFLLIINNHTVSSITL, encoded by the coding sequence ATGAGTCGTAATTACAAATTCCATAATCCTGAAGGATTATATTTCATAAGTTTTGCTGTTGTAGGTTGGCTGGATGTCTTTATTAGAAATGAATACAAAGAAATTTTTGTAGAAAGTTTAAGATTTTGCCAAAAGAATAAAGGAATGGAAATACATGCATGGTGCATCATGTCAAATCATGTGCATTTAGTGTTCAGAAGTATAAATGGGCAAAAACCAGAAGCTCTGATAGGAGATTTAAAAAGATTTATAAGCAAAGCACTTGTGACCGCTATCAAAGAAAATCCTACAGAAAGCAGAAAGGAGTTTTTATTAAATTTCTTTCTCAAAGAAGGTTCAAAGGCTTCAAATGTAAACCAATACCAATTTTGGAGACATGATAATAAACCCATTGAGTTGTGGAGCAATAGAGTGATTAATCAGAAGATTAATTATGTACATCAAAATCCTGTAAAAGCAGGTTTGGTTTTCCGTGCAGAAGATTATAGATACAGCAGTGCAATAGATTATTCTGATGAAAAAGGGCTTTTAGATGATATTGTTTTTTTTTTAGAATGTCTGATTTGTAATATTATATTAAAACCACGAAAGATTCGTGCGGTAGTGGGGATTTTTCTTCTGATAATAAATAACCATACAGTTTCGTCAATAACATTATAG
- a CDS encoding lamin tail domain-containing protein produces MKNPENVAPFVEASELITELKDKANDILSSVLSTELSSITINGKGNFPYYWQDPSNLKFNKKTYDWISSNLKANTEPVQLDQVFTNYFIDVFSKVNYSLSEEDTVILNDAHKNATDQQMALLNAWVGAYGSLPPATETMQPIDIIMNKIATEWANPATTLSQIQKSDNLDALLNKTPASGQPILPVLANYLNALGATISLQNNVTMNNGYLSRVLKNVQQPKKDNGGLQLNDDSVLPAFQVTTPLSDILNGLKNTSQAAQIDMEVKRESESRFQVSVQGKTGFSIPIFDFFTLGIGGNANYFSEDIAISKNSIKISMSFTGVTLVNFGPTDFNIASNMYWAWFDPIRKAEVNSADKEKEKHISGYKFSPNPATKFGPDGPFGLLNGVAISNYPSVEITVTGEDYKSIQKTFEQSSSATLSFLGIPLASVTESTYSSSIQVDSSKSTIKITLTPPQSLIAGNNRDSIAWVLGAIVDYPAQVNSEREMLEKGAYPNYQLYKDNTGTTYCSGSKVKSHDVGSAWVSKCLAAHPGTSCSGKPWTSPSQKGTVWP; encoded by the coding sequence ATGAAAAATCCAGAAAATGTTGCTCCTTTTGTAGAAGCATCAGAACTCATTACAGAATTAAAAGACAAGGCTAATGATATACTATCAAGTGTTTTAAGCACAGAGCTATCCTCTATAACCATTAACGGCAAAGGAAATTTCCCTTATTACTGGCAGGATCCGTCAAATCTTAAGTTTAATAAAAAAACGTACGACTGGATCTCATCAAATCTTAAAGCCAATACTGAGCCGGTTCAGCTTGATCAGGTATTTACCAATTATTTTATTGATGTTTTCTCAAAAGTCAATTATTCTTTATCTGAAGAAGATACAGTGATATTAAATGATGCTCATAAAAATGCTACAGATCAGCAGATGGCTTTACTTAATGCATGGGTAGGAGCTTATGGTTCGCTTCCTCCTGCAACAGAAACAATGCAGCCTATTGATATCATTATGAATAAAATCGCTACAGAATGGGCTAATCCGGCAACTACCTTATCCCAAATTCAGAAAAGTGATAACCTGGATGCTTTACTGAATAAGACTCCGGCAAGTGGCCAACCTATTCTTCCTGTTTTAGCGAATTATCTGAATGCTCTGGGAGCCACAATATCTTTACAGAACAATGTGACGATGAATAATGGTTATTTATCCAGAGTGTTAAAGAATGTACAACAGCCTAAAAAAGATAACGGAGGTCTGCAGTTGAATGACGACAGTGTTTTACCTGCCTTCCAGGTGACAACACCCCTTAGCGATATTTTAAACGGACTTAAAAATACCTCTCAGGCGGCTCAGATAGACATGGAAGTTAAACGTGAATCCGAAAGCCGGTTCCAGGTTTCCGTACAAGGGAAGACTGGTTTTTCTATTCCTATCTTCGACTTCTTTACCTTAGGAATTGGGGGCAATGCTAATTATTTCAGTGAAGATATCGCCATCAGCAAAAACTCGATCAAAATATCGATGTCTTTTACCGGAGTTACGCTTGTCAATTTTGGTCCTACAGATTTTAATATTGCAAGCAATATGTACTGGGCATGGTTTGATCCTATCCGTAAAGCGGAAGTAAACAGTGCAGACAAAGAGAAAGAAAAACATATTTCCGGATATAAATTTTCTCCGAATCCTGCTACAAAATTCGGACCTGACGGACCTTTCGGTCTGCTGAACGGGGTTGCAATTTCTAATTACCCTAGTGTTGAGATTACGGTAACTGGTGAAGATTATAAAAGTATTCAAAAAACCTTTGAACAATCTTCTTCTGCAACACTTTCCTTCTTAGGAATTCCTTTGGCCAGTGTTACAGAGTCTACGTATTCTTCGTCTATTCAGGTAGACAGTTCAAAATCAACTATCAAGATCACTTTAACCCCTCCTCAAAGTCTGATCGCTGGTAACAATAGAGATTCCATAGCCTGGGTTCTTGGTGCTATCGTCGATTATCCTGCACAGGTAAATAGTGAAAGGGAAATGCTTGAGAAAGGTGCCTATCCCAATTATCAGCTCTATAAAGATAACACCGGAACTACCTATTGTTCAGGAAGCAAAGTGAAATCTCACGATGTGGGCAGTGCTTGGGTCAGTAAATGTCTTGCTGCCCATCCGGGAACAAGCTGCTCCGGAAAACCATGGACAAGCCCTAGCCAAAAAGGAACAGTTTGGCCATAA
- a CDS encoding GNAT family N-acetyltransferase codes for MSGPYCKDNGNFWVLRYMIDHQYQGKGYGKKAFHTFIEQIKRSGNIEQIHIGLDPDNIRAVSLYTSVGFEFTGERTDGEDVYILRLIQNAP; via the coding sequence ATGTCTGGGCCTTATTGTAAGGATAATGGAAACTTTTGGGTGCTGAGATATATGATCGATCATCAATATCAAGGTAAGGGGTACGGAAAAAAAGCATTCCACACTTTTATAGAACAGATAAAAAGAAGTGGAAATATAGAGCAGATTCACATCGGGCTTGATCCCGACAACATCCGTGCAGTATCTCTTTATACTTCGGTAGGTTTCGAATTTACAGGAGAACGAACAGATGGTGAGGATGTATATATTCTGAGACTTATCCAGAATGCACCATAA
- a CDS encoding fibronectin type III domain-containing protein yields MNKYIYSIIALFMATLCWAQMFVSQAEYFWDTDPGKGNGTSVLATDGSFNSVFEQLTKTGIATPGIGLHKLSVRIKDNMGVWGPVFTNVIDVQQNSVSNILAISQAEYFWDNDPGKGNGTPVLATDGNFNSTYEQLTKTGIALPSAGLHVFNVRIRDNAGVWGPLFKNVINIEASTPSGCWQTLSTKGDHSAGIKTDGTLWTWGSNSNGQLGDGTTIDRNMAIQIGTANNWLKVEAGSDYTVAIKTDGTLWAWGENNYGQLGDGTTIDRFIPTQVGTANNWQSIAAGLYHVSAVKTDGTLWGWGYNNEGELGDGTSIAKKIPTQIGTDTDWTMTSAGSYHTLALKSNGTLWGWGNNSDGRVNGTPGNKYFPVQIGTENNWQRVDAGYSHSVALKTDGTLWSWGRNTYGELGDGTVVSKSIPTQVGTANNWLNASAGMQFTMATKTDGTLWAWGNNYYGTFGNGTSGSTYVISPVKVGSSSDNMQVFAGDNSVLVKTNDGFLKVCGLNNRGGLGDGTNEHKFTYTSISCPSNCLPPTQFSSTNVTSTTATIKWTASNSAPNGGYLYLYSTHTVVGGIQGATSSTTADLTNLLPGTKYYWWVASYCGSSQGNWVPGGSFTTPSTTDTSCWKSAAAGWLHSLAIKTDGTLWAWGYNTYGQFGDGTNTNNSKPTPVGTDNNWLKIAAGYYHSVALKTDGTLWTWGRNEEGQLGDGSNTNKNVITQIGTATDWVSVVAGSEHTVALKSNGTIWAWGENNYGQLGDGTKIRKNVPVQIGTATDWASINAGQNHTLALKTDGTLWAWGYNNSGQVGDGTRLDKLTPIKIGTATNWKSIDGGGDMSIGIKTDGTLWAWGSNFRGALGDGTTVDTYTPIQIGTEANWRSVDAGFGNSSIALKADGTLWTWGSNSNGQLGDGTATNRNIPILIGTAANWQSISAGSSHTLVINTNGLLAGAGDNQLGEIGDGTRLKRRIFTPVACPPACNPPGQFISSNITSSSATLGWTTPSPAPGGGYSYMYSTNSEFGGIEGKTTSTAGNNVTNLLPNTTYYWWVASSCGYNQTNWIPAGSFTTLPTNETGCWENVSSGAYHSLALRSDGTLWAWGSNNNGQLGDGTSTSKNIPVQIGTSTWLKIAAGYSHNVAIKADGTIWTWGSNQHGQLGDGTTTSNNNPTQIGTATDWVNIAVGYNHTFGIKSDGTLWGWGLNDYGLLGDGTTINKNVPVQIGTANDWKMITAGSEHTLAIKTNGTLWGWGNTNNGRVGEGTTTSTIISTPIQIGTAADWKNVSAGWLHSLGMKTDGTLWGWGNNSDGQLGDGTTISKSTPTQIGTGTNWKNVSTNNYSSSVGLKTDGTLWAWGRNTYGQLGDGTTVRRLNPTQIGTATDRKIVAAGDYTTLVINTNGFLSGTGRNDDGEIGDGTNISKPIFTPIACPKDVLAVVENTPKTDQLKVYPNPVSDILTISFDQKIHSVTIYNAAGQLILAKAIDDTKGTIDVSGFVSGLYLVKVNAANGFVKTVKVIKR; encoded by the coding sequence ATGAATAAATATATCTATAGTATAATCGCTTTGTTTATGGCGACGCTGTGCTGGGCGCAGATGTTCGTGAGCCAGGCCGAGTATTTCTGGGATACCGATCCCGGAAAAGGAAACGGTACTTCCGTATTAGCTACGGATGGAAGTTTCAACAGTGTTTTTGAGCAATTAACCAAAACAGGAATTGCAACACCAGGCATCGGTTTACACAAACTCTCTGTTCGTATCAAAGACAATATGGGAGTTTGGGGGCCTGTTTTTACCAATGTCATTGATGTTCAGCAAAATTCAGTGTCAAACATCCTGGCCATTTCTCAGGCTGAATATTTCTGGGATAATGATCCGGGAAAAGGAAATGGTACTCCGGTATTAGCTACCGATGGTAATTTTAACAGTACTTACGAGCAACTGACCAAAACAGGAATTGCTTTGCCATCCGCTGGTTTACACGTATTTAATGTTCGTATCAGAGACAATGCAGGGGTTTGGGGGCCACTTTTTAAAAATGTTATTAATATCGAAGCTTCAACACCTTCAGGTTGCTGGCAGACTCTTAGTACAAAAGGTGACCATTCAGCAGGTATAAAAACAGACGGAACATTATGGACGTGGGGAAGTAATTCCAATGGCCAGCTCGGAGACGGAACAACGATCGATAGAAATATGGCTATCCAGATAGGCACAGCCAATAATTGGTTGAAAGTAGAAGCCGGATCTGATTATACTGTTGCCATCAAAACAGATGGTACCTTATGGGCGTGGGGTGAAAATAACTATGGCCAATTGGGAGACGGAACTACTATAGACAGATTTATTCCTACTCAGGTTGGAACAGCCAATAACTGGCAAAGTATAGCTGCCGGGCTTTATCATGTATCAGCTGTCAAAACAGATGGTACACTTTGGGGATGGGGATATAATAATGAAGGAGAATTAGGAGACGGAACTTCAATTGCCAAAAAAATCCCAACACAAATTGGAACAGATACAGACTGGACCATGACCTCAGCGGGAAGTTATCATACATTGGCTTTAAAATCAAATGGAACACTATGGGGATGGGGTAATAATTCTGATGGACGAGTAAATGGAACTCCGGGCAATAAGTATTTTCCGGTTCAAATCGGAACGGAGAACAATTGGCAACGTGTTGATGCCGGATATAGCCATTCTGTAGCACTCAAAACCGATGGTACGCTATGGTCATGGGGAAGAAATACTTATGGAGAATTAGGAGATGGAACAGTAGTTTCAAAATCAATCCCAACACAGGTAGGAACGGCAAACAATTGGTTAAATGCATCCGCAGGAATGCAGTTTACAATGGCCACTAAAACAGATGGTACGCTATGGGCATGGGGGAACAATTACTATGGAACATTCGGGAACGGTACATCAGGATCTACCTATGTTATATCACCTGTAAAAGTAGGATCGTCTTCAGACAATATGCAGGTTTTTGCCGGAGATAATTCTGTTCTTGTAAAAACTAACGATGGCTTTTTAAAAGTATGTGGACTCAATAACAGAGGAGGATTAGGTGATGGTACGAATGAACATAAATTTACTTATACTTCTATTAGTTGCCCTTCAAATTGTCTTCCGCCAACACAATTTTCATCAACCAATGTAACTTCTACAACGGCTACTATTAAGTGGACTGCATCAAATTCAGCACCTAATGGAGGTTATCTGTATCTTTATAGTACCCACACAGTAGTTGGAGGAATACAGGGAGCTACTTCTTCTACAACTGCAGATCTGACAAACTTATTACCAGGTACCAAATATTACTGGTGGGTAGCATCGTATTGTGGATCAAGCCAGGGCAATTGGGTGCCGGGAGGTTCTTTTACCACACCTTCTACCACGGATACAAGTTGTTGGAAAAGTGCCGCTGCCGGATGGTTACATTCATTAGCCATCAAAACAGATGGAACGCTATGGGCTTGGGGATATAATACCTATGGGCAATTTGGAGATGGAACCAATACTAACAATTCTAAACCAACCCCAGTAGGAACAGATAATAATTGGCTGAAAATAGCAGCAGGTTATTACCATTCTGTGGCACTCAAAACAGATGGTACCCTATGGACATGGGGACGTAATGAGGAAGGCCAATTAGGAGACGGAAGTAATACTAACAAAAATGTTATAACACAAATAGGAACTGCAACAGACTGGGTAAGTGTTGTAGCCGGTAGTGAGCATACAGTAGCTCTGAAATCAAATGGAACAATTTGGGCTTGGGGTGAAAATAACTATGGACAGTTAGGAGACGGTACAAAGATCAGGAAAAATGTGCCTGTACAGATAGGTACCGCAACAGACTGGGCAAGTATTAACGCGGGACAAAATCATACCCTTGCTCTCAAAACAGATGGAACACTATGGGCTTGGGGATATAATAATAGTGGACAAGTAGGAGACGGTACAAGGTTAGATAAATTAACTCCAATAAAAATAGGAACCGCAACAAATTGGAAAAGTATTGATGGCGGAGGAGACATGTCGATAGGAATCAAAACAGATGGAACACTATGGGCTTGGGGAAGTAATTTCAGAGGAGCTCTGGGAGATGGAACTACAGTGGATACATATACTCCAATACAAATTGGAACAGAAGCAAATTGGAGAAGTGTTGATGCTGGTTTTGGTAATTCTTCTATCGCTCTGAAAGCAGATGGTACTCTCTGGACATGGGGAAGTAACAGCAATGGCCAGTTAGGAGATGGAACAGCAACTAATAGAAATATCCCTATACTTATCGGAACTGCTGCTAACTGGCAAAGCATTTCAGCTGGGAGTTCCCACACACTTGTGATTAATACCAACGGGCTTTTAGCAGGAGCTGGTGATAATCAGTTGGGAGAAATAGGAGACGGAACAAGGCTTAAAAGGAGAATATTTACACCGGTAGCTTGTCCTCCGGCTTGTAATCCTCCTGGACAGTTTATATCTTCTAATATTACATCCAGTTCGGCTACTCTTGGTTGGACAACACCTAGTCCGGCTCCTGGTGGAGGATATTCATATATGTATAGCACAAATTCAGAGTTTGGAGGAATAGAAGGGAAAACTACTTCTACTGCGGGTAATAATGTGACCAATTTATTGCCAAACACCACTTACTATTGGTGGGTAGCATCTAGTTGTGGATATAATCAGACGAATTGGATACCGGCAGGATCCTTTACTACACTTCCTACCAATGAAACAGGTTGTTGGGAAAATGTGAGCTCAGGCGCTTATCATTCATTAGCACTCAGATCAGACGGTACATTATGGGCATGGGGATCTAATAATAATGGCCAGCTAGGTGACGGCACTAGCACCTCAAAAAACATTCCTGTACAAATAGGCACTAGTACCTGGCTGAAAATTGCTGCTGGATACAGTCATAATGTTGCCATCAAAGCAGATGGAACAATATGGACATGGGGAAGTAATCAACATGGGCAATTAGGTGATGGAACTACAACTTCAAATAATAATCCAACGCAAATCGGGACAGCTACGGACTGGGTAAACATTGCTGTTGGGTATAATCATACATTCGGAATTAAGTCAGATGGAACATTATGGGGTTGGGGACTTAATGATTATGGATTATTAGGTGATGGAACTACCATCAATAAAAACGTACCTGTGCAAATCGGGACTGCAAATGATTGGAAAATGATCACAGCAGGGTCTGAGCATACTCTTGCCATCAAAACCAATGGAACACTATGGGGTTGGGGAAATACAAATAATGGACGGGTAGGTGAAGGAACTACAACTTCAACAATCATATCAACTCCTATTCAAATAGGAACCGCTGCTGATTGGAAAAATGTGAGTGCTGGTTGGCTTCATTCGTTAGGGATGAAAACAGATGGAACGTTATGGGGCTGGGGAAATAATTCAGACGGGCAATTAGGTGATGGAACCACCATTTCTAAAAGTACTCCAACGCAAATCGGGACTGGAACAAACTGGAAAAATGTGAGCACTAACAATTATAGTTCTTCAGTAGGACTTAAAACAGATGGTACTCTTTGGGCATGGGGTAGAAATACTTACGGGCAATTAGGGGATGGAACTACAGTCCGCAGATTGAATCCAACTCAAATAGGAACAGCTACTGACAGAAAAATTGTTGCCGCAGGAGACTATACCACACTTGTAATCAATACCAATGGATTCTTATCAGGAACCGGTCGTAATGATGACGGAGAAATAGGGGATGGTACCAATATTTCAAAGCCAATTTTTACACCTATTGCTTGTCCTAAAGATGTATTAGCTGTTGTAGAGAATACACCAAAGACAGATCAGCTGAAAGTGTATCCCAATCCGGTAAGTGATATTCTGACGATCTCTTTTGATCAAAAGATTCATTCTGTAACCATTTACAATGCAGCAGGACAGCTGATACTTGCGAAAGCAATTGATGATACTAAAGGAACAATTGATGTTTCCGGATTTGTATCAGGGCTTTATCTGGTGAAAGTAAATGCAGCCAATGGTTTTGTAAAAACAGTAAAAGTTATCAAACGATAA
- a CDS encoding serine hydrolase: MKNKLLFLWTTVFFINNFSGQELKELFSTLYEKKIFNGSVVASKSGESVFSNQYGFSNIEQKEKMDEMSQFPIASITKTFTSTAVLQLQQKGKLKMEDPVQKYLPDFPYSNVSIRHLLNNTSGLAQEYHLFDTVIEENPEKLISNQDIIPTFLRFKTPLSFLPGSKWEYNNINFCIAAMIIEKVSGMSYTRYLNENIFKPAKMKNSLVPVNRKIKSQNQVERYTYPNLYSTRLVNINTLKDPFLIQEKSNFYGNGGIVSTASDLKKYENALFTHQIIGKKELQEALTPTTLNDGKKVTFMIDGKEVSYGLGWAMYTDETDGKIVFHDGSINGLTSILLHNITKNQTVILLSNTGNAPVFAISKAVLNIMNHKPSAIPMQNLSRIYGSLLDNENKEKADQLIQEYLKNPHIYEASESDFNRLGYQFLRLQHCDHALKTFHSATLLFPMSWNVYDSYGEALLQCGKKEEGVTMYQKSIELNPDNNNAKEMLLKIGNLSIKK, translated from the coding sequence ATGAAAAACAAATTGCTATTCTTATGGACAACTGTCTTCTTTATCAACAATTTTTCCGGACAAGAATTGAAAGAATTATTTTCAACACTTTATGAGAAAAAAATTTTCAATGGAAGTGTTGTAGCCTCCAAATCCGGAGAGTCGGTTTTTTCTAATCAGTATGGGTTTTCCAATATAGAACAGAAAGAAAAGATGGATGAGATGTCTCAATTTCCTATTGCTTCAATCACAAAAACGTTTACCTCAACAGCTGTTTTACAGCTTCAACAGAAAGGAAAACTTAAGATGGAAGACCCTGTTCAAAAATATCTGCCGGATTTTCCCTATTCTAATGTCAGCATCAGACATCTGCTCAATAATACATCAGGACTAGCACAAGAGTATCATTTATTTGATACGGTTATCGAAGAAAACCCGGAAAAATTAATTTCTAATCAGGATATTATTCCAACATTTCTTCGCTTCAAAACTCCCCTTTCATTTCTACCGGGAAGCAAATGGGAATACAACAATATTAACTTTTGTATAGCAGCAATGATTATAGAGAAGGTTTCCGGAATGAGCTATACCCGGTATCTGAATGAAAATATTTTTAAACCTGCCAAAATGAAAAATTCATTGGTACCCGTTAACAGGAAAATTAAAAGTCAAAATCAGGTAGAACGATACACTTATCCTAATTTATATTCAACCCGTCTTGTGAATATCAATACCCTTAAAGATCCTTTTCTAATACAGGAAAAAAGCAATTTTTACGGAAACGGAGGGATTGTAAGTACCGCATCAGATCTTAAAAAATATGAAAATGCACTGTTTACTCATCAAATAATAGGAAAGAAAGAACTGCAGGAAGCTTTAACTCCAACTACACTGAATGACGGAAAAAAAGTAACGTTTATGATAGACGGAAAAGAAGTCAGCTATGGCTTAGGATGGGCAATGTACACGGATGAAACTGATGGAAAAATAGTTTTTCATGACGGATCGATCAATGGACTCACCAGTATCTTACTTCATAATATCACTAAAAACCAAACCGTTATTCTTCTTTCCAATACAGGCAACGCTCCTGTTTTTGCAATATCGAAAGCCGTTTTAAATATAATGAATCACAAGCCTTCTGCCATTCCTATGCAAAATCTTTCAAGAATCTATGGAAGTTTACTTGACAATGAAAACAAAGAAAAAGCAGATCAGCTGATTCAGGAATATTTGAAAAATCCACACATTTATGAAGCATCTGAAAGTGATTTTAACAGATTGGGATACCAGTTTCTCAGACTTCAACACTGTGATCATGCCTTGAAGACCTTTCATTCAGCCACTTTATTATTTCCGATGAGTTGGAATGTGTATGACAGTTATGGAGAAGCATTGCTACAATGTGGTAAAAAGGAAGAAGGTGTTACAATGTATCAGAAATCCATTGAATTAAACCCTGATAATAACAATGCCAAAGAAATGCTTCTGAAAATCGGAAACTTATCAATCAAAAAATAA
- a CDS encoding bacteriocin-like protein has protein sequence MKNLKKVSRKEMKQVKGGEGNNGDSKCPPGTNDCILPFGGNMCIPDDNQMACPEL, from the coding sequence ATGAAAAATTTAAAAAAAGTTTCAAGAAAAGAAATGAAGCAAGTAAAGGGTGGTGAAGGTAATAATGGTGATTCAAAATGCCCTCCTGGAACCAATGACTGTATTTTACCATTTGGAGGGAATATGTGTATTCCTGATGACAATCAAATGGCATGTCCAGAGTTATAA